TTGAACAAAGATTATGAACACCTTCCGCAGACCTCAGAGACTCTGATCTATCTGGCGATGATCCGGATTATGGTGAGGCGATTGGCGTAAAATCTGACTTGCCATAACTTTTCAAACATCCTCTTAGGACGGATTCAGCTTTCAAAAAGCTTTTTTATGCGTGAGTTCCTATACTCTGAAATCTCACAAATTGAAGGTATTCCTAATATCCCGAATGATTTTGAGTTGGCGATCGTCGCAGGAAAAAACCTGTGCGAAAAAGTGCTTGAACCTATTCAAGATGCTCTCGGTCGAATCAGCATCCGGTCTGCTTTTCGGGCTAGTGCTGTTAACGCGAAAGGTGCAGAAAATAAAAATCAATATAGCTGTGGTAGCAATGAGGTAAATCATGCAGGACATATCTGGGATGTCAGGGATAAGGATGGATACATGGGAGCAACTGCTTGTATCATCGTGACTTCTTTTATACCTTATTATGAGCAAACACAAGATTGGACAGCCTTAACCTGGTGGATTCATGATTATATTGATGCCTATGCATAAATGACATTTTTCCAAAAATATGCAGCTTTTAATATTACTTGGCATGAAA
Above is a window of Timaviella obliquedivisa GSE-PSE-MK23-08B DNA encoding:
- a CDS encoding transposase, whose protein sequence is LNKDYEHLPQTSETLIYLAMIRIMVRRLA